Part of the Paenibacillus sp. FSL R7-0273 genome is shown below.
GATTACGGTGCGGCCGAGTGGCTGGCGAAGCAGGGCGTTGTCAACATCGGCATTGATGCACCGTCGATTGACAATCCGCTGGACACCACCTTTGCCGGACATCTGATCTGCCGTGAATACAGGCTGACCAACACCGAGAACCTGTGCAACCTCGACCAAATCGCGCAGAAGCGCTTCCTCTACTTCGGGCTCCCGCTCAAAATCCGCAAAGGCACCGGCTCCCCCATCCGGGCTGTCGCAGTATTCATTGAATAAATAATGAAGCAGGTGAAGCAGATGAGAAACGGAACGTTAATCGAGGAAATACGGGTGCCGGCTTACGAGGGCAGAAGCGCACTGGTACGAAAGGGGCAGACACTCTATATTATCGACGTGGAGGGTAAGCAGGTCGGCGATTTTGTCTGCTTCAATGCCATGGACCCGGATGAGCACGTCTCTCCCGTTCATATGCGGGCTTCACTGAGCAGCATCCGGCTCAAAACAGGCGACGGCCTGTACAGTAACCGGCGGCAGCCGCTGATGCAGCTGACTCAGGATACGGTGGGACGGCATGACTTCTTTTTTCCGGCGTGTGATTATTACCGCTATAAGATTGATTTCGGGCTGGAGGAGCATCCGAACTGCCATGATAACCTGCAGCAGGCACTGCAGAAATATGGCCTGGGGAACAGGGAGCTGCCCGATCCGATTAACTGGTTCATGAACAATAAGCTGGACGACAATCTCGACTATATCATTGAAGAGCCGCTCTCGAGGCCCGGTGATTATATTGCCCTCCTCGCTCTGACGGATGTGATAGTCGCCCTCTCCTCCTGCTCGCAGGATCTGGCTCCGGTCAACGGGTTCAAGGTTACGCCGCTGCTGATGCAGATTACGGGGTAGTTGCTTTTGTACAGGAATATCACTTTTGTTCACTCCCCCGGAATTCCGGTTTGTGCACGGTTGTCAGCTTGCTGCACTGTTCTGTTCACCCTGTGAAGCTTATACTTATTACTGTGAACAATACAGATGCAGCCCTGGCTGCCAGAACACAGAATGAATTCAGGGGGATGACAATGAGACTGAACAAGCTCAGCAGCCGGAGAGCGCTGTACAGCCGGATATTGGTCAGCATGACGCTTTGCGTATCCTTAACCTTCCTTGCCTCCACCATCATTTATTACAACTACTACATCGGCGTAGAGAAAACCCAGGCCTTCCGCTCCGACCTCAGCAACCTCACCCAGACCAGCAAAGAGGTTGTGAACATGAATGAGGCTGCACAATCCCTTTCTTTTCAAATTTACCGCAACAGCACTATCTCCAAAATCGTCCTCTACGACAAGCCCGACATCTACGACGTCACCGCCGCCATGTCCGAGCTCGGGAATTATCTAAGCTCCATGCCGTACATTGAGTCCATCTATGTCTATAATCCGAAAAGCGCCAAGCTATACATTGCCTCCTCCCACGGCCAGAATGGTGTTTTTACCGAGCGTGAGCTGGTGGATAAGGGCATTCTCGATATTTTGAACCATTATGAGGAATACAAGCCGTTTACACCGATTCCCCGCGTCTACTCGAACGGCGCCAAGGAGAGTGACCAGGTCCGGGCCTATACTTTTCTGTGCTATGACGCCATCGGCTGGGACCGTTCCATCAATTCAGCAGTCATTGTTAACATCTCCGCGCCCTGGATCAACAAGGAGATCAACACTCCGGCAGATTCTGAAAGCGCTACCTTTATTCTGTCTGACAACGGGACCTTTCTGTCCGGCAACAGTCTGGAGCAGCAGGAGCTGGGTCCTGAAGAAGCAGTGTGGGTGAGGCAAAAGATCAAGGGTGATGCTGAGGGCTATTTTATCGGAACCTTTGCAGGTGTTAATTCGCTGATCTCCTATACCGCACCGGATGCCCTAAGCTGGCAGTATGTGCGGATCACGCCGTATGACATCATCACCAGACAGACGGACAGCATCCGTAATGCCACTCTGCTGATCGCCGCCCTCATTCTCATCGGGGGGATCGGATTATCCTGGCTCACCTCAAGGACACTGTATCTGCCGATCAGCCGGATTGTTAAGGAGATGAATATTCTGGAGTCCGAGAAACGGGACAGCATGTTCATGATCAGGCAAAATACAATGCGCGATCTCGTTCTCGGCCTGAAGCCGCTGCAGTCGATTCAGCAGATGGAGAAGCTGAGACAGCTTGGCATCCATTTTACTTTTAATGATGACTACCGGATGATCCTGCTGCGTATCGATAATTACAAAGAGCTGCGGGATGAGCGCTCCTCCTACCTGCTGGCTTACAAATTCGCAATTATGAATATCGCCTCGGAAATCTGCGGCACGACCTACCGCGTCGAGACTGTGGATATGAATGATGACGGCATCCTGGTGCTCCTGAACATCGTTGATCCTAGCGAATACACCGACACCGGACTGATCGAGACGCTCCTGCGCCAGCTTCAGCAGGCCTGCTCCGATTATCTGAAGATCAGCCTCACACCCACCTACAGCCATATCGACCGGAACGCCCAGCAGCTGCACCAGCTTTATAAGCAGGTTAAGGATGCGTCGAACCACCGGCTGTTTTATGGACATGGATGTATCATAGCAGCGCAGTCTATAAGTGCACTTCAGGCTCAAACGTACCATTATCCGACGGAAAAAGAAAAACGTCTCGCCGACGCGCTCATGTGCGGCAAGGCCGATGAAGCAATGGAGCATTTCAGCTCCATTATCCGTGAGACACAAGACTATCCCTTCCATACCGTACAGCTTGCCGTGTCGAGACTCAGTGTGACGATAAAAGAAATTATCAGCACCGTCCAGAAACGCAACCGCCTGCAAAGCGGCAATACATCCGCTCTGCCTGCCCTGGATTCCGTAGAAACGGTCACCGAGCTGGAAGAGGCCTTCTCCGCCGTATTCCGTGAAATGCGTGAGCAGCTGTCCGAGAAAAAAAATACCAAGCAGCATGATCTGATCCGCCTGATCAACCAAAAGATCGCGGACAACTACCGGGAGCCGAATCTCAGCCTCAACCAGATTGCCGATGAGCTGGATATGTCGCCGATCTATATCAGCCGCCTCTACAAGCAGCAGACCCTGAACAGCATCGTCGATGTGATCCTGGAGGTGCGGATGCGCGAGGTATGCAGCCTGCTGGAAAATACCGACCTGCCGGTAACCGTCATCGCCGAGCGCTGCGGCTTCACCAGCAGCTCCTATCTGCACCGGATGTTCAAGCGCAGCTTCGGCACGACCCCGAGCGATTACCGGCGCTCTAAACATGCATAATGAGGCTGGCAGCTTGCAAAGCTGTTAACTATAACCCATTCCTTTACACCGGCGATAATGGACACAGCCAACTGCTGACCCTATTACTTACTGGGCCAGGTCTGGAGTGTAACCAACGTTATAGCCGTCCAGCTCTTTCTGCCGCACAATAAATGCAACTAATATTGGAACGGGGTGACTGGCAAGTGGAAAAGCAGAAGCTGATCCGGATCTTCGACAAGCAGGCTGCCCGGTACGGCAACCAACGGGAAGATGCCCGGCAGACACGCTGGCGCCGCCAGCTCATAGGCTGTGCCGAGGGCGAGGTTCTTGAGCTGGCCGTAGGGGCAGGCGCCAATTTTCCGTATTATCCTCCGGGCATCCGGCTTACCGCAGCAGATTTCAGCACGGGAATGCTGGAGAAGGCCAGACAGGCGGCAGCCCATTACCGGATGAACAGCAGCTTCATCTGCTCAGACATAGAAGAGCTGAGCTTCCCTGATCATTCGTTCGATACCATCGTATCGACCTTATCCTTCTGCAGCTACGCCCGCCCGCTGCCGGTACTGCAGCGCCTCGGCCGCTGGTGCAGACCCGGCGGGCAAATCCTGCTCATGGAGCATGGTATCAGCACGAGCCCGGCCCTTTCCCTGGCCCTCAGAGCACTTAACCCCCTGCTCTACCGGATTTACGGCTGCCACCATACCCGCGACATACTTGGGCTGGTCCGTGAGTCCGGCCTGACCATCAACAAGGTGGAGAGCCACTGGCAGGGGATGGTGCACCTGATTTGGGCCAGTCCTCAGAAGTAATCGTAGATTGGCTGTTTGTCTCTGAGCTGCCCGCATTCCCTTACAAACATTATCCTCTGCTCACTTTCTGACGCATCTCATACCACCTCCAACCAGGCTCCCCCATCCCCAGCCACACCAACTTTCCCAAAGCCAGCCTCCATATCTACCGGAGGCTGGCTTTTCCTGCTGCTCCCCCTCTCCCTGCCCCGGAGGCTGTTGGCTGGCGGGCTTTGCTGCCTTGCGGTCCTAAAGAGCTTGTATCCACCATTAAGGTGAGGAGCAGCGGAAGGGAAGTTTGGAACTGGAGGAGCGGGAGCGTCCGCCTTTATATTTGGATTTCTACCGCGTCCAGCGGTTTCAATCAGGAAATCCAAATATAACAGCGGCCGGAAGTCCAAACATTCCCTGGAGTTGCGTAACCACCCAAATGCCCCTCTACAAGCTCTCTCCCTCCCCCCGGCAACAAAAAAGCCCCAAAAGCCATTGGCCTCCGGGGCATCCTCCACTATTTAATACCTTTTTCAGCCACGTACGCATTCCACTGCTTCGTCCACTCCGCCTGGATCTTCTCCAGACCAGCCTGTTTGGCCTTCTGCAGGAAGGTATCCAGACCCTTGTCGATGTCCTCGACAAGCCCGGCCTGCAGCGGGAAGAGGTATTGCTTCTCCACCTGCTCCAGCGCCGCTTTTTCCGCCTGGTAGGAGGAGTAGTCTTCCGCAAAGCCAAGGAACAAGTCCGGCTTCTGGATTTTGTCCAGCTCATCAAAGATCGCCTTCACCCCGTCGAAGCCCTGGTCAAACAGCATGTACTCCGGATTCCGCCAGGCCCAGCCGTTCATTCCTTCGCGGGAGAAGCCGTTGCTGGTGCTGGTGCCGACCAGCTTGTAATAGCCGTTCTCAACGGTGTAGTTCTTGCCCTCGATCCCGTACTGGGTCAGCAGATTGTAGCGTTTGTCGAGTACCAGCTTCTCATAGAAGGCCAGTGCGCGTTCCGGATTCTTGCTGCTCTTCGGAATCGCAAAACCGTTATGAATCGGATGCACAGGCGTAGCATAACCGGTAGTCAGACCGAACGGGGAATAGGCCAGCTCCCACTCGGGATGAGTCGTGCTGATCTTCATCTTCATGTCATTGTAGCGGGTCGGGTTATCCCCGAACATGCTGGCTGCTTTGCCGGAAGTAATCGGGTCCTGCATCGTGTCCTTGATGTTCAGCACGTTTTTCGGGATAAAGCCTTTGTCCGCCCAGCGCTTCATCGTTTTCAGCTCTTCTTTTTGCTCATCGGAGCCCCAGTAGGAGTAGACGGTAGTCGGGGATTCATATTTCACGCCCATGCCGTAAGGGAGCGCACCGACCATTTTGTTAAGCTCGGTATAAATGTAGTGGAGATTATTGCCGATATCACTGTTCAGGGACATTGGCATCAGATCCGGCTCGTTCGCGGCAATGCCGTCCATGTAAGCCTCATAGCTGGCCAGATCCTTTGGCACCGGCAGATCATATTTCTTGCGCAGATCCTCGCGGTATACGAAGCCGTTGGTCACATACTCCTTGTATGTGGCAGGTACCGTGTAGATTTTGCCGTCTACCTTTACATCCTCCCACATCGATTCCGGGACAAACTTTTGCAGCTCAGGAGCAGCCTTAGGCAGCAGGTCGTCTATCGCCAGGAAGGCACCGCGTTTTGCATACGATTGATATTGGGTCCAGTCCGCCGTAAAAATCAGATCAATCGCCTGCCCGGAGGACAGCAGCAGCTTGTATTTCTGATCCCAGTCCGTCCAGCTGGTATAGTTGAACTTGACGGTGGCGTTCAGCTCTTCCTGCGCCATTTTGTTGATTTCGTCCTGGATGACCGGCAGATCCTTCGGCGCATCCCCGAGCATATAGAACTGAAGCTCCACCTTCTTGGACGTGTCGATACCGGTCTCTGCCGGGGCTGCTGTACTGGCGCTTTCTGTTGCCGCAGGGGTACCCGCATTGCCGCCCTCTCCGCTGCTGTTTGCCCCGTTTGCACTGTTGCCGCCATTGCTGTTGCCTCCGCAGCCTGCAAGGAGCGATAAGGCCAGCGCCGCCGTTGTAAGCGTAACCAGAGATCTTCGGCCTGCTTTCTTTGTCATCATGAACCCTCCTAAAAGTTTTGTTCTCCTGATTTACAAACTTCCCTTTATGTCAGCCGGACAACAGGCACACCCTTGAAGAGCGTGCTCCACTATTCGGTTCTAACCTTTTACAGCCCCGATCGTCAAGCCTTTTACGAAATAGCGCTGGATGAACGGGTACAGGAACAGAATCGGTCCGGTAACCACAATGGCCATGGCCATCTTGGTGGATTCCGTCGGCAGGTCACTGCCCAGGCTGACCCCGGTGCCCGCGCCCATGTTGGCGATAAACGCCGCCGAGTTGATGACATTGTACAGATGGAACTGCAGCTGATATTTATGCGGATCATTGATGAACAGTGAGGAGGAGAACCAGTCATTCCAGTAGGCCAGTGCGAGGAACAGGCCCACCGTGGCAATGCCGGGCATCGACAGCTGGAGCACAATGCGCCAGTAGATCCGGAAATCGCCGGCCCCGTCGATTTTGGCCGATTCGAACAGCTCCTCGGGAACCGCCGAACGGATAAAGTTTTTCATCAGGATAATCAGGAACGGAGTCATCAGCCCCGGAAAAATCAGCGCACCATACGAATCCGTCAGATGCAGATATTTAGTAATCATGATGTACCAGGGCACCAGCCCCCCGCCGAACAGCGTCGTAAAGTAGATATAGAAGGAGAACGTATTACGGTATTTAAAATCCTTGCGGGCCAGCACATACCCGGCCATTGTCATAAAAAACAGCCCTGTCAGCGTACCCGTCACCGTCGTAAACAGCGTAACCCCGTAGGCCCGCAGCACCTCATCCGGGAAGGTGAACACCGTTTTGTAGCCCTCCAGCGAAAACTCCGCCGGGATCAGATGATAGCCATCCTTGATGATCGACTCATTGGCTGTCAGGGAGGCGGATATAATCAGCAGAAACGGTATCAGGCAGGCCAGCGAGCCGAGAATAATGACCGCGTACGCCAATCCCTGCAGCAGCCTTGTATAAGGATCGTCTTTAATATGCATACTCCTTCTCCCCTCCTAGAACAGCGCGTAGTCATCGTTTATTTTGCGGATAATGTAGTTGACGGTCATGATGAGAATGAAGCCGAACAGGGATTGGTAGAGCCCCGCCGCCGTCGCCATCCCGATGTCAAACGTCACCTTTAGTGAACGGAATACATACGTGTCCAGAATATCCGTTGTATTGTAGAGCACCCCGTTATTACCTATTAGCTGGTAAAAGAGGTCAAACTGTCCCTTCATAATACTGCCGAGCGAGAACAGCAGCAGCACAACGAAGGTCGACTTCAGCATCGGTACTGTGATATACCAGATCCGCTGGAAAATATGTGCACCGTCGATTTTGGCCGCCTCATAATATTCGTCACTGATTCCGGTAATGGCCGCGAGGTAGATCACCATGCTGTAGCCGAGATTTTTCCACAGGTAAAAAAGAATGATCAGGAAGATCCACACCAGCGGCTTATTGTACACATCGACCGGACCCGCACCGAATCTGGCCAGCAGCGTATTCAGGAAACCGCTATCATAATTGAATACGTTGTAGACGATAACACTCAGGATAACGAAGGATACAAAGTACGGCAGGAACATAATCGACTGGGTCAGCTTTTTGAACCATTTGACGCGCAGCTCGCTGAGCAGGATTGCACAGACAATTGCCAGAACGTTGCCAAGCAGGATAAAAGCCAGATTGTAGCCGATCGTATTCAGGGTAAGCTTTACCAGCGTGCCGGACTTCCATAGGAATTCAAAGTTCTTGAACCCGACGAACGGTGCATCGAACAGACCTGAATTGAAGTCAAACTGGGTGAACGCGTAATAGACGCCTACCATCGGAAAATACGAATTGATCAGGAAAAACAGCAGTGCCGGGAGCAGCATCAGAAACAGAACCCGGTTATGGATCAGCTCGTGCAGAAAGCCCTTCTTTTTCTTCTTTATGGTGCCAGCCCCCAGTGGTGAAGCTGCCGGAGTGCCTCCCTTTAAAGGAAGCTCTATCGCCAGCGGTGTTCCGGATTTGCGTGTGCGCTGTCTCAAAGCCCTCACTCTCCTATGCCTGTATATGCCCCAAGTATAGAAAAGCCCCGTCCGCCAGGACAGTAGCCGTTCAGGGTATTCCTGTATTATGTTGCGGTTATGCGGGTGAACTTTTGCAACTTTTGTGCAGGATCACAGGATAACGGCCTATATACGCACGCCAAAAAGCCCCTGCGCTTCTTCCGCAGAAGAAAGCACCGGGGTGAAATATCCGAATTTACATTTTAAAAAGAAGCCTCTGCCGCTTTGCCCTGGACAGTCCGCTGACCTCCATTCTGCGATTCTGATGCATACAGCACCTTCCGCCCGCGCCAGCGCCGCAGCACCAAGAGCCCTCTCGCCGCTTCATCGGCGATCATGCAGCAGTAAATACCGACCAGACCCCAGCCCCAGCTGATGCCGAGGAGATAGGAACCTCCGATTCCAATAGTGGTCATGCAGATCAGGGAAATCGTCATCGTATAGCGGGTATCCCCGATGGCGTTAAGCGCATTGCCCATGGCCATGTTGAGCATTTTGCACGGCTGCAGCAGCAGGTTCAGCACCAGCAGCGTCACACCAATTGAGATAATCTCCCCGTCTACCGTGAACATACCAAGCAGTGACTTTCCAAAAGCGAACAGCAGCACGACATTCGCACTGACAATTGCCAGCCCGATATACAGCGTCCGGAATGCGCTGCGGTAGACCTCAGACAGCTGACGTGCGCCGAATAAAGTAGCAATCCGGATCTGGCCTGCCATCGCTACCGCGTAGCCCAGGGTAAAGCAGAACGACTCCAGTGTATTCAGATAGGTGCGTGCCGCCAGCTCTTTGGCCCCGAGCATAGCCAGAAAAGAGTAAATCGCCAGCTGTGAGACTACCCAGGCTGAGGAATTCAGCCCCAGCGGCCAGCTGATCTTCACAATCTCCCCGAACAGCTTCCGCTTGAAGACAGCGAAATCCCGCAGCCGGATTCTGCGTTCAAAGGCGCCGCAGAACATCACCAGCAGAACAATTGTGCCGAGCCCTCTGCTGATCACATTAGAGATGGCGATTCCGCCAAGTCCCATTTGCGGCAGTCCGAACATGCCGAAGATAAAAATATAATTCAGAATAATATGGATTACATTAACTGCAACCCCCGTATACATCGGCCCCCGGGTATTGCCTGTATTGCGGATAGCCGAGCCCAGGGAAGCGGTCAGTCCTACCAGGAATAATCCGCCGCCCACATAAGTCAGATAGACATGAGCCAGCGGAATCAGCTCTCCGGATATATTCAGCGCTCCCCCGATCGGATCGGCGAACAAAAACATAACCACGCTGACGATAAGCCCCAGCACCGTACTTGCTGTAACCCCCATTATCGCAATTACACGTGCATCCTCCTGCCGTCCCGAACCGAGCCGCTGGGCAATCAGAATGCCTGCGCCGCCGGCAAAGGTGGTGAACAATGTTGTCAGCGCCCCAAACAGCTGGTTCGATATGCCGACGACCGCCACCGCATCGTCCGAAATACGGCTGACCATAATGGTATCCACGGTTCCCAGCAGCGTCTGCAGAAAAATCTCAATAAAAATCGGCCAGGCCAGCACCCAAAGTCCGACGTTTCCTGTCTTCAGTTTCACGTTGGGTTTCACTAAATGAACTCCCCCTCATCCTGCTGCACTCTTAGATAGTATCCTTGTAACCTGCCTGCAAATTACCTTGCTAGGAGTAAATTATAGGTGATATACTACGGGAAATGTAGCAAATTCCCAACCTAAACTTTCAATTTCTAAACCTGATCTGCAGGAGGACGATATGAGTCTGCTCCAATTCTCCAGCCCGCCGCTGCCGCATTACATTATCAGCGGACTTACGAATTATCCGCAGGGCTTCCGCCATGTGAACCGCCATAACATCAAAGTGTTCGACCTGCTGGTCGTCCGGGAGGGCTGCCTCTATCTTGGCGAAGAGGACAGAACCTATGAAGTCCGGGCAGGAGAAGCACTGATTCTCCGTCCGGACTGCCATCATTACGGGACCGAAGCTTGCCGTGAGGACGGCTCCTACTACTGGCTCCATTTTCAGACCCCGGGTCCGTGGTGTTCCATAAGCTGTCATGCTGAAGCTCCCCGTGAACGGGATACCACGGAGGAGTCTGATCATTTCAACTTGTATAACGCACGTACCTTCAGCCTCCGGCTGTCGCAGTATATGACGCTGCTGCAGCCGGCCAGAATGGAGGAGCTGCTCGCCCAGCTCGAGCTCCTTAAGGTCAACGCCCACCTGGATGCCGTCCGCTTCAAGCAGCAGATGCTGTTCCAGGAGCTGCTGCAGCAGCTCTCCGCCTCCGTGCACCGCGAACGGTCCGCGTCTCAATCGACCGCCTGCGCCGAGCAGGCGGCCTCCTTCCTCCGCGCCCATTACCGCGAGGAGATTACGACCGGCATGCTGGGCGACTGCCTCAACTTTCATCCGGTCTATATCGCCCGCTGCATGAATCAGGAGTACGGCTGTCCTCCGATGGAATACCTGCTCCGCTACCGGATCGAGCAGAGCAAGCTGCTGCTGATGCAGACCAGCTTCCCGATTGCCCGTATTGCCGAGGAGGTCGGCTTCAACCAGGCGCCCTACTTCAGCTCCAGCTTCATGAAGCTGGAGGGGATTTCGCCGCGCCAGTACCGGCAGCGGTTCTCTTGAGCAACATTACCTAATTCGGTGCATAGGTCCCTTTGGGCCAAATCAGGGACATTTAAGTGAACTTTTTCCCACTATTATTCTAAAACCGTTGTTTCACGAAGAATTAAGTAGCGAAAGTCCACCTAATTTACTAAAAGCAGCTCACAGTTCGTTCTGCTCCGATCCTGACAATAGCGCAGACAACAGCCCCTGTATAACCGGTAGCATTCCCGGCAATACAGGGGCTGTTTATTTTTTGTGTAATATAAAGGGCAATTCTTTGCAGTACATCCAGTTGGCTCAGACCCGATCAAATCCCTTACGTATTACCAATCGCACAGAACATCAGCTAGCCGCTACCCAGCTTACCAGCTAACCTTCTTAGCCTTTCACCACCGCGTACTTCTCTTTATACTGCTCCAGCGTTACCACCTCGCCAAAGATCCCGATATCGCGCAGCCCCGACCGGTGCATCTCCTCATCCTTGGAAGCGCAGCAGTCGCTGATGCAGACAACCTTGTACGTATGGTACATCGCATCCGATGCCGTTGAGCGGACACAGACATTGGTCCATACACCGGTAACCGCTACCGTGTCGATCCCCTCTTCCCGCAGGAACAGGTCCATATCCGTATAGCTGAACGCGCTGTGGCGTCTCTTTTGCACCACATAGTCTCCCTTTGACTCATCCGGTGTAAGCTCGGCAATGAAATCCGATCCCCAGCTGCCCTTGATAGCATGAACCGGCCGGACCCGGAAGTCGGCATCGTTTTTGCGGTGCGCTTCCTGTACGAAGATCACCTGGATCTCATTTTCGTGGCTGAACGCAATCAGGTCCTGGAGCGCCGGTACGATTCCCGCTCCGTTTGGACAAGTCAGTGCCCCGTCCGGATGAATAAAATCATTTAGCATATCTATGACTACTATTGCGTGTTTTCCCATATTACTCACGTTCCCTTCGGTTTAGTATTTCAGCAGGCGCGGAAGCTCGCTGATCGTCTGGCGCTTTACATATTCACCATGTCCCGGCTTGCCGACCACACCCAGTGCATCATCGTAGACCAGCGTACCGCGGACGATCGTTTTATCCACCTTGCCTTTTAGCTTCATACCATGGAACGGCGTATATTTAGGCTTACAGTGCATCTGATCCTTATCCAGCGTCCACTCCTTCTCCAGATCCACAATGGTGAAGTCCGCGTCAGTACCGATCTCCAGCGCCCCTTTTTTCGGATACAGGCCGTAGTGGATTGCCGGATTTGTGCAGAGCAGCTCTACCAGCCGGGAGAGACTCAGTCTGCCTTTGTTGTAGCCTTCGCTGATCATAATCGGCACCAGTGTCTCTACCCCCGGGATTCCCGGAAAAGAAGTCCAGACATCCATCCCCGGCGCATCCTTCTCAGTGGCAATTTCATAAGGGGCATGGTCGGTGGCCATAAAATCGATCGTTCCGTCCGCCAGTCCCTGCCACAGTACTTCATTATCCTTTGCTGTGCGCAGCGGCGGCGCGATCTTGGCGAACGTACCGAACTCGGTCATCGCATCTACCGCATTAAGCGTCAGGTAGTGCGGACAGGATTCCGCAGTCACCT
Proteins encoded:
- a CDS encoding cysteine hydrolase family protein, whose translation is MGKHAIVVIDMLNDFIHPDGALTCPNGAGIVPALQDLIAFSHENEIQVIFVQEAHRKNDADFRVRPVHAIKGSWGSDFIAELTPDESKGDYVVQKRRHSAFSYTDMDLFLREEGIDTVAVTGVWTNVCVRSTASDAMYHTYKVVCISDCCASKDEEMHRSGLRDIGIFGEVVTLEQYKEKYAVVKG